A single window of Populus nigra chromosome 17, ddPopNigr1.1, whole genome shotgun sequence DNA harbors:
- the LOC133676958 gene encoding uncharacterized protein LOC133676958, giving the protein MGGKCPSRKVKKRRYSHKTARRSKFLLKGDDAVYEELQQKPDGEMKEATLPLDEDLPGMGQYYCLHCDRYFANVSVRDEHFKTKRHKKRVKQMMGPAPHTQLDADLAAGMGAPDNGLKLMSM; this is encoded by the exons ATGGGAGGCAAGTGTCCAAGCAGGAAGGTGAAGAAGAGAAGATACTCTCACAAGACGGCTCGGCGCTCAAAATTTCTACTCAAAG GCGACGATGCGGTATATGAGGAGCTGCAGCAAAAGCCTGACGGGGAGATGAAGGAGGCAACGTTGCCTCTTGACGAGGATTTACCTGGCATGGGCCAATATTACTGTCTGCACTGCGA CCGTTACTTTGCTAATGTGAGTGTGAGGGACGAGCACTTCAAGACCAAACGTCACAAGAAGCG TGTAAAGCAAATGATGGGACCTGCACCGCATACTCAACTTGATGCTGACTTAGCTGCCGGGATGGGTGCCCCAGATAATGGTCTTAAGCTTATGTCTATGTGA